In the Leptotrichia sp. oral taxon 212 genome, one interval contains:
- the rimP gene encoding ribosome maturation factor RimP, with product MEKILEMLEEKMEEHLNELGLELADIEYVSEGGYNYLRIYVEKPDGNTSLDDCVELSGRIDDIADELINEKFYLEVSTPGLERKLKRPKDFTRFTGRKVKIYTKSQVEEKKTFEGKLEKFENETIFLLDDTGKVYEIPFSKLKKSNLIYEIPANILESEEE from the coding sequence ATGGAAAAAATACTGGAAATGCTTGAAGAAAAAATGGAGGAGCATTTAAATGAACTGGGACTGGAGCTTGCAGATATAGAATATGTTTCTGAAGGCGGATACAACTATTTAAGAATTTACGTTGAAAAGCCTGATGGAAATACAAGTCTTGACGACTGTGTGGAACTCAGTGGCAGAATAGACGACATTGCAGATGAACTGATAAATGAAAAGTTTTATCTGGAAGTTTCAACTCCGGGACTTGAAAGAAAATTGAAAAGACCTAAAGATTTTACGAGATTTACAGGAAGAAAAGTAAAAATATATACGAAAAGTCAGGTTGAAGAAAAAAAGACATTTGAAGGTAAGTTAGAAAAATTTGAAAATGAAACAATATTTTTATTGGATGATACAGGAAAAGTATATGAAATACCTTTTTCTAAACTGAAAAAGTCAAATTTGATATACGAAATTCCGGCAAACATATTAGAGAGTGAGGAGGAATAA
- the nusA gene encoding transcription termination factor NusA, whose protein sequence is MKSKDQRIFLEALDELEREKGIIKEELLEAVETALLAAYKKNYGEKDNAEITINRETGEVKVFSRRTVVEDVVKPEEEISLEDARSLKRRVKLGDVIDVEINAEGFKRNAIQNAKQIVVQKVRECEKKNIFNKFKQIEKMIVAATVRKTDEKGNLYIDINGLEAIVPAKELSEADRFHQGDRIRVYVGNVEESTKYTKSFLSRKAEELLRGLLELEIPEIEDGIIEIKNIAREAGSRTKVAVYSDDPNLDVKGACIGKNGMRIQSIIDELQGEKIDIVLWDEDMRGFVKNALNPAEVLSVDIIENEEERVARVVVNEDQLSLAIGKKGQNSRLAAKLCGIKIDIHTAESYEDDQNEYEEDEIEGEE, encoded by the coding sequence ATGAAATCAAAAGATCAGAGAATCTTTTTAGAAGCATTGGATGAACTGGAAAGAGAAAAGGGAATTATAAAGGAAGAATTATTGGAAGCAGTAGAAACAGCATTACTTGCGGCATATAAGAAAAATTATGGTGAGAAGGATAATGCAGAAATAACGATAAACAGGGAAACTGGAGAAGTAAAGGTTTTTTCCAGAAGAACAGTTGTTGAAGATGTTGTTAAACCGGAAGAGGAAATAAGTCTTGAAGATGCACGTTCACTGAAAAGAAGAGTAAAACTTGGAGACGTTATAGATGTGGAAATTAATGCCGAAGGATTTAAAAGAAATGCAATTCAGAATGCCAAGCAGATAGTTGTCCAGAAGGTAAGGGAGTGTGAAAAGAAAAATATTTTCAATAAATTTAAGCAGATAGAGAAGATGATTGTTGCTGCCACTGTAAGGAAAACAGATGAAAAAGGAAATCTTTACATTGATATAAACGGTCTTGAAGCTATTGTGCCTGCAAAGGAACTTTCTGAAGCAGACAGATTCCATCAGGGAGACAGAATAAGAGTATATGTTGGAAATGTTGAAGAATCTACAAAATATACAAAAAGTTTTCTTTCAAGAAAGGCGGAAGAACTGTTAAGAGGTCTGCTTGAACTTGAAATTCCTGAAATAGAAGATGGAATAATCGAAATTAAGAATATTGCAAGGGAAGCAGGAAGCAGAACAAAGGTTGCAGTTTATTCAGATGATCCGAATCTTGATGTAAAGGGAGCATGTATAGGTAAAAATGGAATGAGAATACAAAGTATTATTGATGAACTTCAGGGAGAAAAAATAGATATAGTGCTTTGGGATGAAGATATGAGAGGTTTTGTAAAAAATGCTCTTAATCCGGCAGAAGTACTTTCTGTTGATATAATTGAAAATGAAGAGGAAAGAGTTGCTAGAGTAGTTGTGAATGAAGATCAGTTATCTCTGGCGATAGGGAAAAAAGGGCAGAACTCGAGACTGGCTGCAAAGCTTTGCGGTATAAAGATAGATATCCATACTGCTGAAAGTTACGAAGATGACCAGAATGAATACGAAGAAGATGAAATAGAAGGTGAAGAATAA
- a CDS encoding DUF448 domain-containing protein → MPERTCISCRKKGEKKDFLRISEENGKYVFDKKMKVQSRGFYVCKNPSCVEKLSKNRKYNIEMQELLKLLKETEKRKNIIDIIRPMKNSGFFVFGIDENMEGIKKNKVRLLILPKDISEKYIEQFKRLEEKFEVTVMSIEKKEAFLNVFSRNVNVVGITDKRVVNGILSKVEVTE, encoded by the coding sequence ATGCCTGAAAGAACATGTATCAGTTGTAGAAAAAAAGGCGAAAAAAAAGATTTTTTGAGAATATCTGAAGAAAATGGAAAATATGTATTTGATAAGAAAATGAAGGTACAGAGCAGAGGATTCTATGTGTGTAAAAATCCTTCCTGTGTAGAAAAATTATCGAAAAACAGAAAATACAATATTGAGATGCAGGAACTTCTCAAATTGTTAAAAGAAACAGAAAAAAGGAAAAATATAATAGACATTATACGCCCTATGAAAAATTCAGGATTCTTTGTTTTCGGAATAGATGAAAACATGGAAGGAATAAAAAAGAATAAAGTAAGATTATTAATATTACCTAAAGACATAAGTGAAAAGTATATAGAGCAGTTTAAGAGGCTCGAGGAAAAATTTGAAGTCACTGTAATGAGCATTGAAAAAAAAGAGGCATTCCTGAATGTTTTTTCCAGAAATGTCAATGTCGTAGGAATAACAGATAAAAGGGTAGTGAATGGTATATTAAGCAAAGTGGAGGTGACAGAATGA
- a CDS encoding translation initiation factor IF-2 N-terminal domain-containing protein has product MKLRVHQLAKELGYDSPKFLEKLSEIGVSVKSHLSGLTDEEIANIKRKLNKKDDRQQNKSNENHNKHVKETPNINKQDTTKVQNRVETNKKKMRIKWN; this is encoded by the coding sequence ATGAAATTAAGAGTACATCAGTTGGCTAAAGAGCTGGGTTACGATAGTCCAAAGTTTCTTGAAAAATTAAGTGAGATAGGCGTTTCCGTAAAATCTCACTTAAGTGGACTGACAGATGAAGAAATAGCCAATATAAAAAGGAAACTGAATAAAAAAGATGACAGACAACAGAATAAATCTAACGAAAATCATAATAAACATGTAAAAGAAACTCCAAATATAAATAAACAGGATACGACAAAAGTACAAAACAGAGTCGAAACAAATAAAAAGAAAATGAGGATAAAGTGGAATTGA
- the infB gene encoding translation initiation factor IF-2 → MELNVGLNNNSQKNNRNYQNRDERKTETVNRDNQNRDRNRNHQNRDNNQRDGRPSFDRDNQNRDRNRNYQNRDNNQRDGKPSFDRDSQNRDGKDNNRNFHNNRDRNRNYQNRDNNQRDGKPSFDRDNQNRDRKDNRFDRNSGRNFDDSQNRDRNRNYQNRDNNQRDGKPSFDRDNRDRRNQGRDNRDGQGDRRFFDKGKDDTRDSRNFGNRNKKETPKNDVAPAQITEKPKNNVKGKAKFDKKKYEKEKKQKEEEKKLRELRSDFRKDDKKKKNKKKQEKVMKDEIIRIEGESIGMITIGEEIVIKDLAEKLGVNVSDIIKKFFMQGKMLTANAILSFEEAEEVALDYEVIVEKEEVIEVSYGEKYHLEVEDREQDLVVRAPVITIMGHVDHGKTSLLDALRHTNIIEGEAGGITQRIGAYQVNWKGQKVTFIDTPGHEAFTEMRARGANITDISILIVAADDGVKPQTVEAISHAKEAGVPIIVAINKIDKPGADPMKVRTELTEYGLMSPDWGGNTEFVEISAKQKINLEELLETILITAELLELKANPKKRAKAVVVESRLDPKMGAVADILIQEGELKIGDIFVAGESHGRVRSMLDDRGNKIEKASLSQPVEITGFSNVPNAGDVLYGVNNDKQAKKIVEDFIKEKKVNDQNKKKHISLESLSQELEEQQLKELKCIIRADSKGSVEALKESLLKLNNEKSMIHIIQGSAGAVTEGDVKLAEASNAIIIAFNVRPTTPARIEAEKTGVEIRNYNVIYHVTEEIEKALKGMLDPEYREVYFGRIEVKQVFKISNVGNIAGAIVVDGKVSKTSKIRVIRDGIIIYDGELDSLKRFKDDAKEVVMGQECGIGIKDFNDIKEGDIIESYILEEIPR, encoded by the coding sequence GTGGAATTGAATGTTGGATTAAATAATAATAGTCAGAAAAATAATAGAAATTATCAGAATAGGGATGAAAGAAAAACTGAAACTGTAAACAGGGATAATCAGAACAGAGATAGAAACAGAAATCATCAGAACAGGGATAATAATCAGAGAGATGGCAGACCATCATTTGACAGGGATAATCAGAACAGAGATAGAAATAGAAACTATCAGAACAGGGACAATAATCAGAGAGACGGCAAACCATCATTTGACAGGGATAGCCAGAACAGAGATGGAAAGGATAATAATAGAAATTTCCATAATAATAGAGATAGAAATAGAAACTATCAGAACAGGGACAATAATCAGAGAGACGGCAAGCCATCATTTGACAGGGATAATCAGAACAGAGATAGAAAAGACAATAGATTTGACAGAAATTCCGGAAGAAATTTCGATGATAGTCAGAACAGGGATAGAAACAGAAATTATCAGAACAGGGATAATAACCAGAGAGATGGGAAACCATCATTTGACAGGGATAACAGAGACAGAAGAAATCAGGGAAGAGATAACAGGGATGGTCAGGGAGACAGACGTTTTTTCGATAAAGGAAAGGATGACACGAGAGACAGCAGAAATTTCGGTAACAGAAATAAGAAGGAAACTCCAAAAAATGATGTAGCTCCTGCTCAAATTACAGAAAAACCTAAAAACAATGTAAAGGGAAAAGCAAAATTTGACAAAAAGAAATACGAAAAAGAAAAGAAACAGAAAGAAGAAGAAAAGAAACTGAGAGAACTGAGATCTGATTTCAGAAAAGATGACAAAAAGAAAAAAAATAAAAAGAAACAGGAAAAAGTAATGAAAGATGAAATAATCAGAATAGAAGGCGAAAGTATCGGAATGATAACTATCGGAGAAGAAATAGTAATTAAAGATCTGGCTGAAAAGCTTGGAGTAAATGTTTCCGATATTATAAAAAAATTCTTTATGCAAGGAAAAATGCTGACTGCAAATGCTATTTTATCATTTGAGGAAGCTGAGGAAGTAGCTCTTGATTACGAAGTAATAGTTGAAAAAGAAGAAGTTATAGAAGTAAGTTATGGTGAAAAATATCATCTTGAAGTTGAGGACAGGGAACAGGATCTTGTAGTAAGAGCTCCGGTTATAACAATAATGGGACATGTAGATCATGGTAAAACATCCCTTCTTGATGCATTAAGACATACAAACATAATTGAAGGTGAAGCTGGTGGAATAACTCAGAGAATAGGAGCCTATCAGGTAAACTGGAAAGGACAGAAAGTTACATTTATAGATACTCCGGGACACGAAGCTTTTACTGAAATGAGGGCAAGAGGAGCAAATATAACTGATATTTCAATATTGATAGTTGCTGCAGATGATGGAGTAAAACCTCAGACTGTGGAAGCAATATCACATGCCAAGGAAGCTGGAGTACCAATAATAGTGGCAATAAATAAAATAGACAAACCTGGAGCCGATCCTATGAAGGTCAGAACAGAACTTACAGAATATGGTCTTATGTCACCTGATTGGGGAGGAAATACTGAGTTTGTTGAAATTTCGGCAAAGCAGAAAATAAATCTGGAAGAACTGCTTGAAACTATACTGATTACTGCAGAACTGCTTGAACTGAAGGCGAATCCTAAGAAAAGGGCAAAAGCTGTAGTTGTTGAATCAAGACTTGATCCAAAGATGGGAGCTGTAGCAGATATACTAATTCAGGAAGGAGAACTTAAAATTGGTGATATCTTTGTTGCAGGGGAATCCCATGGAAGAGTAAGATCAATGCTTGATGACAGAGGAAATAAAATAGAAAAGGCAAGTCTGTCACAACCTGTAGAAATTACAGGATTTAGTAATGTTCCAAATGCCGGAGATGTTCTTTATGGAGTAAACAATGACAAGCAGGCTAAAAAAATAGTTGAAGATTTCATAAAAGAAAAGAAAGTCAACGATCAGAATAAAAAGAAACACATTTCACTTGAAAGTCTGTCCCAGGAACTGGAAGAACAGCAGCTTAAAGAATTGAAATGTATCATAAGAGCAGATTCTAAAGGTTCAGTGGAAGCATTGAAGGAGTCATTACTGAAACTAAATAATGAAAAATCAATGATACATATTATTCAGGGAAGTGCCGGAGCAGTAACTGAGGGGGACGTAAAACTTGCAGAAGCATCAAATGCAATAATAATAGCATTTAATGTAAGACCTACAACTCCTGCAAGAATTGAAGCAGAAAAAACTGGAGTGGAAATTAGAAACTATAATGTAATCTATCATGTAACTGAAGAGATAGAAAAAGCCCTTAAAGGAATGCTTGATCCTGAATACAGGGAAGTTTACTTTGGAAGAATTGAGGTTAAGCAGGTGTTTAAAATCAGTAACGTTGGAAATATTGCAGGAGCAATTGTAGTAGACGGAAAAGTAAGTAAAACTTCTAAAATAAGAGTTATAAGGGATGGAATAATTATCTATGACGGAGAATTAGATTCACTTAAGAGATTTAAGGATGATGCCAAGGAAGTTGTCATGGGACAGGAATGTGGAATCGGAATTAAAGATTTTAATGATATAAAAGAAGGTGACATCATAGAGTCATATATTTTGGAAGAAATACCAAGATAG
- the rbfA gene encoding 30S ribosome-binding factor RbfA: MNDRRKKGLEKEISRIIGMTILTEVKNEKIKNLVTIHKTELTKDGRYLDLTFSILDLKNNVNKEKILEELEKLKGFFRKTIGSQLSIRFVPEVRIHLDDSVEYGIKIASLLNEVKKKDSE, from the coding sequence ATGAATGACAGAAGAAAAAAAGGACTTGAAAAAGAAATATCAAGAATAATCGGAATGACTATTTTGACTGAAGTAAAAAATGAAAAAATAAAAAATCTGGTAACAATACATAAAACAGAACTTACGAAAGATGGAAGATACCTTGATCTTACCTTTTCAATACTAGATTTGAAAAATAATGTGAATAAAGAAAAAATATTGGAAGAACTTGAAAAATTAAAAGGTTTTTTCAGAAAGACAATAGGTTCCCAGCTATCTATCAGATTTGTTCCTGAAGTAAGAATTCATTTGGATGACAGTGTGGAATATGGTATAAAAATAGCCTCGCTACTGAATGAAGTAAAAAAGAAGGACAGTGAATGA
- the recJ gene encoding single-stranded-DNA-specific exonuclease RecJ: MKWELKKHDKNYLTLKSKEFNESELITGLLLNRGITTKKEVEKFLNTSESELYSPFLFENMHEVVERILDAKKRKEKIVIYGDYDVDGISGTAYLVLVFRKLGLNVDYYIPNRAHEGVGINKNLIKYLVKKNAKLFITVDTGIGSKEELLMLRENDIDVIITDHHRPLDAISDMKILTVNPKISKNYPNKNLSGSGVAFKLAEAVYETCGVSKKLLYDYLDIVMIGTVADVVPMTDENRFIIKKGLYNLRKTKVKGLKYIINYLKINPKNITTSDIGFYIAPIFNALGRIDNSKMVVNFFIQEDDFKIFAIIEEMKKANKIRRYLEIEIYNEIEEKIQKLNNPKYIFMKSRNWHSGVIGVVCSRISIKYNIPVILVSIKNGYGKASCRSIEGLNIFDILKETSDKFDRFGGHDLAAGFLVSEKYLAEIEKYLKKRLLTTNKSSMEKVLNIDAKLGIEEINKNKLLDINRLSPFGLDNQEPNFIDTGIKFVNFTKFGVNNRHFKGYIRKNNRFISVIGYNLGHKLKLKNINKRYEIVYTPVFKSVRTDLFIELKVKDFN; this comes from the coding sequence GTGAAATGGGAGCTGAAGAAACACGATAAAAATTATTTAACTTTGAAAAGCAAGGAATTTAATGAAAGTGAACTCATAACAGGTTTGTTGCTTAACAGAGGTATCACTACAAAAAAAGAAGTGGAAAAATTTCTGAATACAAGTGAAAGTGAGCTATACAGTCCGTTTCTTTTTGAAAATATGCATGAAGTAGTAGAAAGAATACTTGATGCAAAAAAAAGAAAAGAAAAAATAGTAATCTATGGAGACTATGATGTAGATGGGATATCTGGAACGGCATATCTTGTACTTGTATTTAGAAAACTAGGTTTAAATGTGGATTATTATATTCCAAACAGGGCGCATGAAGGAGTTGGAATAAATAAAAATCTTATAAAATATCTGGTTAAAAAAAATGCAAAATTATTTATAACAGTGGATACAGGTATTGGGAGTAAGGAAGAACTGTTAATGTTAAGGGAAAATGATATTGATGTAATTATTACAGACCATCATAGACCTCTAGATGCAATTAGCGACATGAAAATACTTACAGTAAATCCTAAAATAAGTAAAAATTATCCAAATAAGAATTTATCCGGATCAGGAGTTGCATTTAAATTAGCAGAAGCAGTTTATGAAACATGCGGAGTCAGTAAAAAACTTCTATATGACTATCTGGACATTGTAATGATAGGAACAGTTGCAGATGTTGTACCAATGACTGATGAAAACAGGTTTATAATAAAAAAAGGATTATATAATTTAAGAAAAACAAAAGTAAAAGGATTAAAGTATATTATTAATTATTTGAAAATAAATCCGAAAAACATAACTACAAGTGATATTGGTTTCTATATCGCACCTATTTTCAATGCTTTAGGCAGAATAGACAACTCTAAGATGGTAGTAAATTTCTTTATACAGGAAGATGACTTTAAGATTTTTGCAATCATTGAGGAAATGAAAAAGGCAAACAAAATAAGAAGATATCTGGAAATAGAAATATACAATGAAATAGAGGAAAAAATTCAGAAACTGAATAATCCAAAATATATCTTTATGAAAAGCAGAAATTGGCATTCAGGAGTTATAGGAGTTGTATGTTCCAGAATTTCGATAAAGTATAATATTCCGGTAATACTGGTTTCAATAAAGAATGGATATGGAAAAGCTTCATGCCGTAGTATAGAAGGACTTAATATATTTGATATTCTTAAAGAAACATCAGATAAATTTGATAGATTTGGAGGACACGACCTGGCGGCAGGATTCCTTGTGTCGGAAAAATATCTTGCTGAAATAGAAAAATATCTGAAAAAGAGGCTTTTGACTACAAATAAGTCAAGTATGGAAAAGGTACTGAATATTGATGCAAAACTAGGAATAGAAGAAATAAATAAGAATAAGCTTCTTGATATAAACAGATTATCACCATTTGGACTTGACAATCAGGAACCAAATTTCATAGATACAGGAATTAAGTTTGTAAATTTTACGAAATTTGGTGTAAATAACCGTCATTTTAAAGGATATATAAGAAAGAATAACAGATTCATATCTGTAATTGGATATAATCTGGGACATAAACTTAAGCTTAAAAATATCAATAAAAGATATGAAATAGTTTATACTCCAGTTTTTAAGTCTGTAAGAACGGATTTATTCATTGAACTTAAGGTAAAAGATTTTAATTGA
- the tig gene encoding trigger factor, with protein MATVKKLSETVYEVSATRSGEELKHLKKHVLVHFKDAKVDGFRKGHVPADVLEKKFKKEIEGEILNHIISEEYRKAVEENNLSPIADIKLEKYENNEDNVEVVFTIPVLPEITLGDYKSVKVEKEALDVNDEKVNAEIEIMRSNAGKLKEVADDEAAKDKDVANINFEGFVDGEAFDGGKAEGFDLTLGSKSFIDTFEDQIIGHKKGDEFDVNVTFPEEYHAENLKGKPAVFKVKVNSIKRKEEAELNEDLAKELGYDSVEDLKAKTKENLIKREETRIENEYKGKVVDAVVDGVNFEIPEAIVEREIQFQINRFAQQLQMQGMSLNQYFEMTGQNIEKMRESIKESAEKSVKRDLVLNEIAKVEKVEATEEEVNAELDRTAIMYGMDREGLIAEVRKSGNYARFIDDIKYQIVNRKTVDLLAK; from the coding sequence ATGGCAACAGTAAAAAAATTATCAGAAACAGTATATGAAGTATCAGCAACAAGAAGCGGGGAAGAATTGAAACATCTTAAGAAACATGTATTGGTACATTTTAAAGATGCAAAAGTAGATGGATTTAGAAAAGGGCATGTACCTGCAGATGTACTGGAAAAAAAATTCAAAAAAGAAATAGAAGGGGAAATCCTTAATCACATAATTTCAGAAGAATATAGAAAAGCAGTTGAAGAAAATAACTTATCACCAATTGCAGATATTAAGCTGGAAAAATATGAAAATAATGAAGATAATGTGGAAGTAGTATTTACTATACCTGTATTACCTGAAATCACTTTAGGTGATTATAAGAGCGTAAAAGTAGAAAAAGAAGCATTAGATGTAAATGATGAAAAAGTTAATGCTGAAATTGAAATTATGAGATCAAATGCAGGAAAATTAAAAGAAGTTGCAGATGATGAAGCGGCTAAAGATAAAGATGTTGCAAATATAAACTTCGAAGGATTTGTAGATGGAGAAGCATTCGATGGAGGAAAAGCTGAAGGATTTGATCTTACTTTAGGATCAAAAAGCTTTATAGATACTTTTGAAGATCAGATTATAGGACATAAAAAAGGTGATGAATTTGATGTAAATGTTACATTCCCTGAAGAATACCATGCAGAAAACTTAAAAGGAAAACCTGCGGTATTTAAAGTAAAAGTAAATTCAATAAAGAGAAAAGAAGAAGCAGAATTAAATGAAGATCTTGCAAAAGAACTTGGATATGATTCAGTAGAAGATTTAAAGGCTAAAACAAAAGAAAATCTTATAAAGAGGGAAGAAACAAGAATTGAAAATGAATACAAAGGAAAAGTTGTAGATGCAGTTGTTGATGGTGTAAACTTTGAAATACCTGAAGCAATAGTAGAAAGAGAAATCCAATTCCAGATAAACAGATTTGCTCAGCAGCTTCAAATGCAAGGAATGTCATTAAATCAATATTTTGAAATGACAGGTCAGAATATTGAAAAAATGAGAGAAAGCATCAAGGAATCAGCTGAAAAATCTGTAAAAAGAGATTTGGTATTAAATGAAATAGCAAAAGTTGAAAAAGTTGAAGCAACAGAAGAAGAAGTAAACGCTGAACTGGACAGAACTGCTATAATGTATGGAATGGACAGGGAAGGATTAATTGCAGAAGTTAGAAAATCTGGAAATTATGCAAGATTCATAGATGACATAAAATATCAGATTGTAAACAGAAAAACTGTTGATTTATTGGCAAAATAA
- the clpP gene encoding ATP-dependent Clp endopeptidase proteolytic subunit ClpP, which translates to MYSPVVIENDGRGERSYDIYSRLLKDRIIFIGGEIEDNMANAIIAQLLFLDAQDKEKDIVMYINSPGGVITSGLAIYDTMRHIKCDVSTVCLGQAASMGALLLTAGAKGKRYSLPNSRIMIHQPLGGARGQATDIQIQAKEIERMKELTSKILSEATGKPVEEIYRDTERDNFMSPEEAIEYGLIDKVL; encoded by the coding sequence ATGTACAGTCCTGTAGTAATTGAAAATGATGGACGTGGTGAAAGAAGTTATGATATATACTCCAGACTACTGAAAGATAGAATAATATTCATAGGTGGAGAAATAGAAGATAATATGGCAAATGCAATTATTGCACAGCTGTTATTTTTAGACGCACAGGATAAGGAAAAGGATATTGTAATGTATATTAACAGTCCCGGTGGAGTAATTACCTCGGGACTTGCCATATATGATACAATGCGTCACATAAAATGTGATGTTTCCACAGTGTGTCTTGGTCAGGCTGCCAGCATGGGAGCTTTACTGCTAACAGCCGGAGCAAAAGGGAAGAGATATTCACTGCCTAATTCAAGAATAATGATACATCAGCCTTTAGGCGGAGCAAGAGGACAGGCAACGGATATTCAGATACAGGCAAAAGAAATCGAAAGAATGAAGGAACTGACAAGTAAAATTCTGTCAGAAGCCACAGGAAAGCCTGTTGAAGAGATTTATCGGGATACAGAGAGAGATAATTTTATGTCTCCTGAAGAAGCTATAGAATATGGACTGATAGATAAAGTCCTATAA
- the clpX gene encoding ATP-dependent Clp protease ATP-binding subunit ClpX — MAKERRICSFCGKSEDEVYQLISSPDNDAYICDECIEDCQELIDESGYDGDDKKMELTLLKPAEIKNRLDEYIIGQERAKKVLSVAVYNHFKRIKHKMKNIDDVELQKSNVLLVGPTGSGKTLLAQTLAKILNVPLAIADATTLTEAGYVGDDVENVLLKLIKAADYDIETAEHGIIYIDEIDKIARKSENMSITRDVSGEGVQQALLKIIEGTVASVPPQGGRKHPNQEMIEINTKDILFIVGGAFEGLESKLRNRINQKRVGFGLEIEEKKLDELTLYENVLPEDLIKYGLIPELIGRLPIITALHGLDEEAMVKILTEPKNSLVKQYKKYFEMEDVELSFDDDAITEIAKLALKRKIGARGLRSIIENVMLDLMYDIPSMEKVSEVRITKEAVEDKEKVIVK; from the coding sequence TTGGCAAAGGAGAGACGGATCTGCTCATTTTGTGGAAAATCGGAAGATGAAGTTTATCAGCTTATAAGCAGTCCTGACAACGATGCATATATATGTGATGAATGTATAGAAGACTGTCAGGAACTGATTGATGAAAGCGGTTATGATGGAGATGATAAGAAAATGGAACTCACATTATTGAAACCTGCTGAAATCAAAAATAGGCTTGATGAGTATATAATAGGTCAGGAAAGGGCTAAGAAAGTTCTTTCTGTTGCTGTATATAATCATTTTAAGAGAATAAAGCACAAAATGAAGAACATAGATGATGTGGAACTGCAAAAGTCAAATGTTTTATTAGTGGGACCTACAGGAAGCGGGAAAACTCTTCTGGCACAGACACTGGCAAAAATTCTGAATGTACCGTTGGCAATAGCTGACGCAACTACATTGACAGAAGCCGGATATGTAGGTGACGATGTAGAAAATGTACTTTTAAAACTTATAAAAGCGGCAGACTATGATATAGAAACTGCTGAACATGGAATAATATACATAGATGAAATAGATAAAATTGCAAGAAAATCAGAAAATATGTCTATCACAAGAGATGTTTCAGGAGAAGGTGTCCAGCAGGCATTACTGAAAATAATAGAAGGAACAGTTGCTAGCGTACCGCCTCAAGGTGGAAGAAAGCATCCGAATCAGGAAATGATAGAAATAAATACAAAAGATATACTATTTATTGTAGGTGGAGCTTTTGAAGGTCTTGAAAGTAAGCTCAGAAATAGAATAAATCAGAAAAGAGTGGGTTTTGGACTGGAAATAGAAGAAAAAAAGCTGGATGAACTTACTTTATATGAAAATGTTTTACCGGAAGATCTTATCAAATATGGGCTTATACCTGAGCTTATTGGGAGATTACCTATAATTACAGCATTGCATGGACTGGATGAAGAAGCAATGGTAAAGATACTTACAGAACCTAAAAATTCATTAGTAAAGCAGTATAAAAAGTATTTTGAGATGGAAGATGTCGAATTAAGCTTTGATGATGATGCAATAACTGAAATTGCAAAACTTGCGCTGAAAAGAAAGATAGGTGCAAGAGGACTTAGGTCAATTATTGAAAATGTAATGCTTGATTTGATGTATGATATCCCTTCAATGGAAAAAGTTTCAGAAGTAAGAATTACCAAGGAAGCAGTTGAAGATAAGGAAAAAGTTATAGTAAAGTAA